CCCCACGGCTCCAAACCTCCTGAAGCTGCTTCAATATGATGAGAAACAGGGGGGACAGGTTTTAAAGGAGCTGGACTCTCTGTATCAGTTCAACAAGTTAAACGATTAGGGAAATAAATGTCCtattgtgtgtgggtgtgtgtgtgtgtccaggagAAGCAGCGCCAGCAGgaccagcagctgcagagacaccTGACCCGCCCCCCTCCTCAGTACCAGGACCAGCCGggaccaccgaccaatcagaACGGTTTCCCTCAGCCGCCAGGCAACCAGTTTACAGGTACCACAAATACTTCACTTACAGAAACCGAAAGTAGAGAAAGTAAAGTAGATATAAACACGATGAGTTTAGCCTCTAGAAACAGAGATTTGCTGGTTCTATGACTTTCTATCTCATTAAAGATCTTTTGGTTTTAAACTCACAATACAAGACTATTAGGACTTAGAGAAGCTGGGTGGACATTCTTCACTATGTTCTGACACTTAATGGAAAACAGTGCTGAGGGAATAGTTGTTCTTTAAGTCTTTTGTTATGAAAGACTGTGCTGTTTATCGGCTTCATCAGAATACAGTCAGAGCAGGTTTCTGTTTTGTCTCTGCATGTAAAAGATGCGGCTGATTTGAAAGTTAAATCTCAAACAGCTGTTCAGTGCCTGTTCGTCACAGAGACGCTTTTACAGCTCCCACTGCAGCAGAGGATCCACAGCGAGCTAAGCACTGGGATCAGACTGGATTTACCTCCTTTATGTTGAGTTAAATATTGGTCAATGATTTATGTTAGAGGTTTCAGCAAAAACATGCTGAGGTTAGTCAGTACTTACAATTAttcatttctatattttctgAATGTGTAAAGGAGAGTTgaagttgaaaacaatacaaaacgATGACCTCTATAATGCGTGTTTTCAGAGACAGAGCTTGATGTTCAGAGAGATCAATCATATCCGTAACTATCGATACGTCCATTAATAAACTCTCCCCCCACAGCTTCCTCTCAGCCAATGGGTAGCGTCGGCTCCATGGGAGGCCCCGCCCCCGGCTCCCAGCGCATGTTCCCTCAGAACCAGGGCATTATGGGTATGAGCATGGGGGGGCAGGGAGGGGGGCCGGCGGGAGGTGTGGCTCCGCCCCCTGCAGGAAGTCAGGGTGACATCAGCCTGTCGTCCTGCGGCGGGGGGGGCGGGGACGTGCAGCAGGTTCTCTACAACAACATGAACCTGCACGCCCCCCCACAGCAGGGCACCATGACGCGGCAGCCGCTGGGCGCCATGACGACCACCTACCGCCACAACCTTCTGGCTCAGCAGCACCTGAAGGCGCAGCCCAACGCCGCTAtgctgaagcagcagcagctcagcgcCCGCATGCCCGGCTCCATGCAGGGCAGCATGGCCACCGGCATGCAGGGCGCCCAGAGCGTCGCCTGGCAACAGCAGATGGCCAATCAGCCGCCCGGCAGCAGCGCCGGCCTCCCGCCCAACGCCTTCAACGCCGCATCCAACGCCttccacctgcagcagcagcgccTCGCCAAGATGCCGCCCGGTGCCGCGGGCTTTGGGTCGAACCCAGGGGGGCGTCCCATGGGGGGGCTGACCCCCGCGCAGCAGATGATGCAGAACAACATGGTCGCTGTGCAGCAGAGGGCGCCGCCCAACCCTCAAATGGCCAATCAGCAacagcctcagcagcagcaggcagccaatcagagcgcagCGGGGCTGCCCGACTTGGCGGCATTCGGACAGTCCGGCGGCCGCCCGGGGCTGCAGTGTAACCAAGGTTACCAGGTGAGCAGGACTgcagcgcagcagcagcagcagcaggtggcGTTCGGGTATAACGTGGCGTCAGGGAGCTTCGCCGGCGAGAGCGAGCTGGTGGACTCGCTGCTGAAGGGACACAACACTCAGGAGTGGATGGCCGACCTGGACGAGCTGCTCGCCAGCCACCACTAGATGCACCCGAAGCACCTGAAGCCTGCTGAGCTGCACCgacacttcctgctgcagccgAGACCTACTTTCTCGGACCAGGCGAGAGGTCGGCGTGTTAGCATTAGCCAGCGAGCTAACGGAGTGACCAGTCTCCTCTCGCTGAGTAACCGTCATGAAGGTTGTTGTGAATCTCTCTGAGATATTTGAGCCGCTGCAGCGTCCATTGCAATGCAATGAAGAAACGTGTGTTTCCTGCTGGGGAGACGGAGGTTTAAAGCCAGCACATGCTAACAGAGGAACCTGAACACCAGCTCCACTCAGACAGTTGAACAGAGTCACTCACCAGGTACAACACCTCGATGAATCCCCTGCTTTCTGATGAGGCCGATAAAGGTGAAGTTTATCCATAAAACACCTCAGTCCAGCGAGGAAACGCTCCATGTTAAATCCTAAGAAAGGacaataatagaaaatataatttaaacgTCACGATATATTTGATATCAGGACATTGGAATCTATTGGGTTATAGATTTACATATCTGAATTTCaaagataaatgacaaaaatcacatttaaaagaaatcctTTGGAATACTCTGAGAATAAGTGGTGAATTATTGAaaagaaatctaaaaataaaataaaataaacctccaatctttttatatttaatctaaATATTTGAAGATAAAAGCtctgaattaaaaatattacataataaatatttcagtttcttgtaaaaagaaaaacatttaaacccatttttttactttaaatttaTGGCTTTTATCTTTGAAATTCTGATCTCTTTTTTTACCTGCTCCCTGACTATTAGAAATCCCAAAACAGTCAAACATGTTCTAAAGACACCCTGAGGTAACTGTGGTACATTCATATGGATCTATGGAACAGAGCAAGGTGTATTACCTGGTGTGTAACCCtgaaggagctgtgtgtgtgtgtgtgtgtgtgtgtgtgtgtgtgtgtgtgtgtgtgtgtgtgtgtgtgtgtgtgtgtgtgtgtgtgtgtgtgtgtgtgtgtgtgtgtgtgtgtgtgtgtgtgtgtgtgtgtgtgtgtgtgtgtgtgtgtgtgtgtgtgtgtgtgtgtgtgtgtgtgtgtgtgtgtgtgtgactgaacaCAGGAGTAAAAACTACTGAACCTGATTCAGTGTTAAACCACTGTAGCCCTCCagcccccccaacacacacactcttcagtTTGTCAGCGGAGAggaagtgaaacaggaagtaaagcatTACGTTATTTCGAGGACATGACGCTGTTTTTGCACGTTTTACTCTCAACAATAATTCTCTGCAACTACTCGGGACATTTCCCTGAGAACGGTAAAATGATGCAGTGTTTGTCGTTGAAGTGTCTAAAATAAGAACACACCATTTCCTTTGTATTTGATAGACTAACACACATGGTGCTCCGACTTCTTTTGGTGGCAAAATAAGACACTTGAAGACGTCAATTTGGCTTTCTTGAAAACGATTTGACCCGGTAAATCCTAAACCTGTATCACGGCGAAACATCGGGCTGGCTTTTGTGTGTCCTGCAGACTCGTGCTGAGAGTTGTAAACAGTGCTGTTATTTTCACCACAACACGTTACTGTGAGGAATTTAAAGCAGGAGTACATTTTCATACTGTAGGGAaatatctgcacacacacactgctatttTAATACAAACACTGCAGCGTGTGTGTTCAGGGAAATGACCTGCACTCATGTAAAATGCATCGGCTGGAGTCTGCAGAGTGACGTTAACGCTCCGGATAAACCAGAGAGAGGTTTTCAGTGAGTCAGATATTCCCTGAGCCACCCAGTAAAACGTGCAACAAGCAGCAAAATGTTCCTGTTCTTAATTGGAAATTTAAACAAGTCctgagaggaaggggaggattTTTGATTCTCTAAGTCTGAAGTGTCTTCTGTGTTTATCATTTATTCAGAATATGTGGAAAAAAGGTTTGCCAGAAAAAGTTGAGGCagctaatttatttatttctcgttgggatcatttgtgtttattgggTTTGTAGTTCTGCCACAAAAGGGTTCAAATCaaactgcaaacacagacaggaaacacgATATCAACAAAAGACCCTGAATGACTTTTCTTACAGATGAAAAACCCTTCTGTAAAAACTAATTACAAACTTTTACTCAAAAAGGACTTcctgtttaaataaaatcaccCGACAGAACTTTTATAACATCTTACATTTCAGCTGAAAATAAAACCCACTTTTAGGTCATAAACCCGGCAGACAAGTTAACCCAGACGTGGATCAACCAATTAACCAATTATCCTCACTAGCCTTTTACATGCTGTCGTTAAGATACTGTCTGATCTGAGACGCCGAGCAGCGGACACGCATTCTGAAGATTCGCTGTTAAGACTTCTCTCGTCTGAATCTCTAGAAACTGAAGTCTCCCTGACGACTTTAAGACTGACTTTAAAAATCCAACGGAGCATTACAACTCCTCTTCTGTTtcttaacatttcaaaactcTGCAGACTCTGCGGACCTCTCCCAGGCTGAacaccctttcaaaataagacggtTAAATGTTCCTGATCCGGCCTTGAAGCTCTGCCTCGTTGGTTTGGTTTCTGTTCTGCAGGCGGGTTGAGGTGTTTCTGCCTGGGAGACTGAAATCAGGACAGCCATGTGCCATTAATAGCAAACGAGCATTGAATTATAATTGATGGCCATTATTGCTCGTCATTCAGCATTAAATTACAAATGGTTGTCATGGTGCTGCGAAATGAATTCTTGTGATGAGTTTCTGATCAAATGTTGAAGATATTCACAGAGTTTAAAGCTGATCCTGCTTCTGACTTTACGTACGACAGCATATTAAAGCTATTGTAGGTTTAAGAACACATGTATTATAGACTGGGAGGATTGGGGAAATACAAAATTCAGAGATAAAATCCtacattcaaataaatctgAAATTCTCTGAGAAAGACGTTAGAGAATGAAGGGAAGACAGGCGGAGAATGAGATGCATTTCATCTGGTGTTTTGACGTGTGTCCCCCCTCCTGCAGTAGCTCTAAGGCGCTGTCGTGCCAGCATTACAGAGGGTTTGAACGTGGCATTTATGTTTCCAAAATCCAAAACGCGTTTCCTGAACAGTTCATAAAGTGTTCAGACAGAAAGTGTGGGATCGGACTGCGGCGAAGAATGTAACgttgaatgtgtgtgcagtgtAGAGTCGAGTCCTCACAGTTCTCATTATATACGTTTAGTTGGACCTCTGCTCCGTATTCATCGTACGGTTCTTCGCCCGCCGTCCGATCCTCCCCCCGTCTCCCGCCTTGTTATATCTGCTGTACTGTTTTCCTCCACAGAAGTTTGTCgtgttgtattttaatgttattatcgCTAACGATATCTTGGGGCTGGTTTCACGTTTCCGATCTCCTGCCGAGCTCTTCCGGAGGTTGGATGTGGCTTgaactgtaaatataaatatattttttgtatgtaaGCCTTTCCTAATGACCTGGAGAAGATagatgttatttttatatattgcaTTTTGTAAGTATTTTATACTTTTGATATGGTTCTCTGTAAAACAAGAGTATTATGTAAATATAGTTCTTTAGAAACAGCTTGGGTTCCGTGTGTTTTCTTCTGGGTTCACCTTCTGATGTATTCCTTTATCTAGAAGAGCAGTCGGAGGATGAACCTGCTTTATTTGGTCTCGCATGTTTCTGCTCACACAGGGAAATTgctcctctgcatttaacccatcctagtactgggagcagtgtgtagctattgtacagcgcccgggAGGGATGGTGGGTGGCTTTGCTCAAGGGCCCTCGGCAGTGAACTGGCACCTTTCCAGCCACCAGTCCACACTGGTCCGATGGTGACGTGACCCGGCAACCCTTCGGTTCAAAGACAAAGTCCCTACAGACAGAACCACCGCCGGCTTTCATTCAAAGAGTTATTCATTTCAATATACAGCAAGACGACAGGGTTCGTCTAAACCAGGTAACGGGCCCCTGAGCAATTCCTATTGAATGACTTTTCTCAAAGTTAGGACTTCTTAGAatcattccttttttaaactctGACTTTTTTTATGACTTCAAAAAATCCAACTTTATATTAAACTtcagacttttttaaattttcttcaaaattgtccttttttttcttaaaatctgCCTTTTCTCAAATGTCTGAATGATTCTtagaatttagatttttttctcttaattaTGACTTTCCATAATTCAAACAtcagtttgagtttttttcaaACGTCCAGTCTGCAGTCAAATTACTCATCGCTTCTTTTTGGAAGTCTCTGTTACAACTTTCTTTACCGCTTAGTTTAGTGTTTTCAATTCCCCAAATTATACTTTGCCCGTTCGTTTGGTTAgatttgaatgaatgaaaatatttaaagttttcAGTCCATGAGGAGTATCTAGTTTGGAGCAGAATTGGTTAACCAGAGTTAAAACAACACAGACGTAAACAAACACTTGGTTTACTCTtcaatttttcactttttttgggagcagtgtagggactcgtgccttgctcagggacacctcggtagcacttggtttttcagggacttgaaccggtgacgTTCCAGTTCCCAAACCAAGTCCCTAAGATTTCACCCAAAGAAAACTCCAGGAGTGTTTTGTACTCCTCAGCTCCCCAAGAGTCAGCATGACTAATGAACTTTACATCTGTAATGCACTGCTGCAGGTATTCATGAGGTAAAGTGAGTCCACCTGTGcagatgccccccccccccccccgccccctgctttaagccccgccccctgcaGCTGGGccatctctcttcctgtctctctgcttcCCGTCTGCCTGCTTCAGTCTCACCTGTCGCTCTGACTGCAGAGATGTCTGAGGACTCGGTCGGCCTCGCCTTTGTGACCGTGCTCGGCGTCCTGGAGCAAGGTAAGAACAGAAGGCATGCTGGGTAATATGAGAGCAGACTGAGGGGTAGATCTGGCTGTAATCACACCTGCTTCACTGTGTCGCAGGTGTGTAATCACACCTGAGCAATCTGTAGTTTGGAGATCATTTGGTCTAATCTTTAGACTTtattaatactttattatttgcacgagtttaatttatttattccgtttattattatttattataactgatatttattacattaatattattataaaacagaaatatgatTTGTGATGCACACTGTAATTCTTTCATTTAAGACTGTAACATCATTTAAACACAgataataaaagtgtgtgtgtgtgtgtgtgtgtgtgtgtgtgtgtgtgtgtgtgtgtgtgtgtgtgtgtgtgtgtgtgtgtgtgtgtgtgtgtgtgtgtgtgtgtgtgtgtgtgtgtgtgtgtgtgtgtgtgtgtgtgtgtgtagcatatttctctctgcaggtgatTTATGCCAGGAGGAAGTTCTCAGTTTCCCCCCCCTCCACCGCCGGCCCGCCGGAGTTTGAGCGGGTCTTCAGAGCTCAGTGAGACCTTCAGtataattcataaaatataaaactcactttttaaaatcagtaAATTCACCTCAAAAAATGAGACAGCAAACGTTCATTTTGACGGCGatggatttttttctgattcatttaaaatatgttttaataaaaaaaattccaactgtttgtattaaaaacacattattttaaagaatatgtaaagtaaatgtttgcaTCACATAAGATATTTAGATATATTCAAAAGATGCAGAATGTTTTAATGTTCCTGAAAACAAAAGTTCCCCCTGTTAAAGGAGCCGGAGCTCAGTCTGATTCATTGTGTTTCAGAGCCAACTGCTCCGAGTACTTCCCCATCTTCATCATTGTTCTGTGGATCTCCGGAGTCTTCTTCAGTGAAGGtaatccctcacacacacacacacacacacacacacacacacacacacacacacacacacacacacacacacacacacacactaataactAAGTAGATATGAACTTATTAACATTTGGAGGATAGATAACCTTATCGGACTGAAGAAAGAATTCAAGCTGAGATTCAgagagtgtgtttctgtctcaaGGACTTTGCAGCAATCCAGTTTCATGAGCAGATATTTCATATAAAGAGCATGCATGCTACTGCAGGAATGCACGCAGTTCAATTACCAAAGCATGAGATGGAAAAGTGTTTCCTGTGTAAACATGTCTTTGGCTGCATCTTCTGTTCATTTAAAGTACTTTCACTCAAAGAT
The DNA window shown above is from Eleginops maclovinus isolate JMC-PN-2008 ecotype Puerto Natales chromosome 23, JC_Emac_rtc_rv5, whole genome shotgun sequence and carries:
- the ltc4s gene encoding leukotriene C4 synthase, encoding MSEDSVGLAFVTVLGVLEQAYFSLQVIYARRKFSVSPPSTAGPPEFERVFRAQANCSEYFPIFIIVLWISGVFFSEGLSCLCGLLYLYARLQYFQGYSESAQGRLAPLYSSTRVLWLLIWFCGAGVVLSFCRVYLNLDLMHRLHTALDLA